One Catillopecten margaritatus gill symbiont DNA window includes the following coding sequences:
- the znuC gene encoding Zinc import ATP-binding protein ZnuC, which yields MKDLQTLISAHDISLTHQGKNVLDKVSFELKQGEFITVIGPNGAGKSSLIKVLLGLIKADSGNIKRSENIRLGYMPQTFSPNPLIPISVIDFLNLNQKIAPSFLHQTATLTGIENLLKNPLKNCSGGELQRILLTCALLNKPNVLILDEPAQNLDVSGQMQLYKLIQDIHQQQGCAVLMISHDLHRVMKESTQVLCLYHHICCMGQPETIIKDSQFNDLFADQMDELMATYEHHHNHCHEH from the coding sequence ATGAAAGACTTGCAAACATTGATCAGTGCTCACGACATCAGCCTAACGCACCAAGGAAAAAATGTGTTGGACAAGGTGAGTTTTGAATTAAAACAAGGTGAATTTATCACAGTCATCGGCCCGAATGGTGCAGGAAAAAGCTCGCTCATCAAAGTTTTACTAGGCTTGATTAAAGCCGATAGCGGCAACATTAAACGCTCTGAAAATATCAGGCTGGGCTATATGCCACAAACTTTTAGCCCCAACCCACTAATTCCAATTTCTGTGATTGACTTTCTCAATCTTAATCAAAAAATTGCACCGAGTTTTTTACATCAAACAGCAACACTTACTGGCATTGAAAACTTATTAAAAAACCCATTAAAAAATTGCTCTGGCGGCGAATTACAACGCATTTTATTAACATGCGCATTACTCAATAAACCCAATGTCCTAATTCTCGATGAACCCGCACAAAACCTCGATGTTAGCGGACAAATGCAACTCTACAAACTCATTCAAGACATCCACCAACAACAAGGCTGTGCCGTATTAATGATTTCTCACGACCTACACCGAGTAATGAAAGAGTCCACCCAAGTCCTATGCCTATACCACCATATTTGTTGCATGGGACAACCAGAAACCATCATCAAAGACAGTCAATTTAACGATTTATTCGCCGACCAAATGGATGAATTAATGGCAACTTATGAACATCATCACAATCATTGTCATGAACATTAG